A genomic region of Saccopteryx bilineata isolate mSacBil1 chromosome 1, mSacBil1_pri_phased_curated, whole genome shotgun sequence contains the following coding sequences:
- the URB2 gene encoding unhealthy ribosome biogenesis protein 2 homolog isoform X2, with the protein MAAVYSGISLKLKSKITSWEDKLKLAHFVWISHQCVLPNKEQVLLDWARQSLVAFYKKKLELKEDIVERLWIYIDNILHSKKLQNFIKNGKTINLQISLVKIINERIAEFSLSGSQRNLCAVLSCCQGILSMPALAVIYTARQELIVALLSQLCWSACRQPEGTVVALLFKVIHLALGHYLLIQQQQVTPRRAFGEVTGHLLQPCLVLRHLLSGGTWMQARQGQLQQALSRDLRSQIEAMLRGGIFQLELLSSYKEELLDQQQDDTKMGAMKNLLAPMGTVIARLVEAGYCEPSLHDAVVASSVALLYKLFLDSYFKEGNQLLCFQVLPRLFGCLRISRLQEEQTQTLSTSDWTTELLVVEQLLNSVADNIYNIAADKIQHGEVQFRFFRRVAELLINHSQASVPAWFRCLKVLMSLNHLILEPDLDDLLASAWIDADVTEFRTKKAQEALIHSLFQTYIKLRQVPQLFEEILGVLCRPAAEALRQPLLAAGLSTVLCECLVELPPSQVLDTWSLVLDKFQSLVLPYLWGDYDMALKSLSLSSLLHCIMFNMRSLDNSTPLPIVRRMQGTMERMLRELMKPLLDLLLDPRSPELELWLQKVSDSALLLSHTWAQVDTMLRLNCSQYHTMSGPLTGIALEISDLPLLLPGVETHHWKKIEKTAAQFNSLGRYCLEQLYLQKMKRTLMQTSSQSEEALCALRDDAAHVLGSGRARLTQGITASWDGQVGTVSAVTYPIAHWHLIVSNLTILLSYLCPDDVTYLADVMLRTLPVNKAQEDSAEEEPNTTLEKISEAMLHSPLFPELQSLHSAFLLGIAKQCASILCAGAQSDPCLLSQKLPWLFEKDLMDMAHWENGFAKVSREGPEPRGEIAQNLLSLVKSDFPIQLQGEQLECILGLLKVMSALQLDSLWVPHHVHCFLLLLSTAITRLGGSCSSSLTLKFLMTCCRLLGYLQRGKSAHSVLRVVYASDIFEIILTSLFKVSSGFLIDRDDPSWLEFLQVMGTFLEQLMQMVVQMKLSLVLNFGKIVAFLSTCQVDAGAASGRRLKNQNPLGWQLLLVSLTKLCQVLGPLVKKRKQQQHEGPTALRGLLQQAVLQMGTLLQTDAACGAWRLSSAFILAVSTLLEADVGQQGRHRGAEISPGVDEVLSHPALYQSVYSQVLSELPALAGSSQSLQAAVRFLTLFLLAPELHSKEESVFTSMFHSVRKVLADPAIPVQVIQDIEPHLGALFTHMFEVGTTEDFQGMMQYILQGLDIRNVWTADQQAILSALKLIKLLLNCPFGGEKASLFWHACPQIVTALTLQNQEACQEQPLPLAVFEPTLDVLAALLRQGEEAIGNPHHVSLAFSILLTVPVDHLKPSEYGSIFPRVHNVLFSILQCHPKVMLKAIPSFLNCFHRLVVSVMHEGRQKDKDWFGNLGSYRQCG; encoded by the exons ATGGCTGCTGTTTATTCTGGCATTTCCCTTAAGCTTAAAAGCAAGATAACTTCCTGGGAAGATAAACTAAAGCTAGCTCATTTTGTTTGGATTTCCCACCAGTGTGTTCTtccaaataaagaacaa gTATTACTTGACTGGGCAAGACAGTCATTAGTTGCATTTTATAAGAAGAAGCTTGAACTGAAGGAAGACATTGTTGAAAGGCTTTGGATCTACATAGATAACATTCTGCATAGCAAAAAATTACAGAATTTCATCAAGAATGGAAAGACAATTAACCTTCAGATTTCCCTAGTCAAG ATCATAAATGAGAGAATAGCTGAGTTCTCACTTTCAGGATCTCAAAGAAACCTCTGTGCTGTGCTCAGCTGCTGCCAGGGCATCCTTTCGATGCCTGCCCTTGCTGTCATCTATACGGCCAGACAGGAGCTGATAGTGGCCTTGCTGAGCCAGCTGTGCTGGTCGGCCTGCAGGCAACCAGAAGGCACTGTGGTGGCCCTGTTATTCAAGGTCATTCATCTGGCCCTTGGCCATTACCTCTTGATCCAACAGCAGCAGGTCACCCCAAGGCGTGCCTTTGGAGAGGTGACTGGGCATCTGCTCCAGCCCTGCTTGGTCCTGAGGCACCTACTCTCAGGGGGCACGTGGATGCAGGCCCGCCAGGGCCAGCTGCAGCAGGCGCTGAGCCGGGACCTTAGGAGTCAGATTGAAGCCATGCTTCGAGGTGGAATCTTTCAGCTCGAGCTGCTCTCATCCTACAAGGAGGAGCTCTTGGACCAGCAGCAGGATGACACAAAGATGGGGGCCATGAAGAATCTTCTAGCGCCCATGGGCACTGTGATTGCTAGGCTGGTAGAGGCTGGCTACTGTGAACCATCCCTGCATGATGCTGTTGTGGCCAGCTCGGTGGCCTTGCTCTACAAGCTCTTTCTGGATTCTTACTTCAAGGAGGGCAATCAGCTTCTCTGCTTCCAGGTGCTCCCCAGGCTGTTTGGCTGCCTGAGGATTTCACGCCTGCAGGAGGAGCAGACGCAAACCCTGTCCACATCGGACTGGACCACAGAACTCCTGGTTGTGGAGCAGCTGTTAAACTCTGTGGCAGACAACATCTACAACATTGCGGCTGATAAGATTCAGCACGGAGAGGTTCAGTTCCGCTTCTTCCGCCGTGTGGCTGAGCTGTTGATAAACCACTCGCAGGCGTCTGTGCCCGCCTGGTTCCGCTGCCTCAAGGTTTTGATGTCTCTGAATCATTTGATCCTGGAGCCAGACCTGGACGACTTGCTGGCTTCAGCTTGGATCGATGCAGACGTAACAGAATTTCGAACTAAAAAGGCCCAGGAGGCCCTTATTCACAGTCTCTTCCAGACGTATATCAAACTTCGACAGGTGCCACAGTTGTTTGAGGAGATTTTGGGGGTGTTGTGTCGTCCAGCAGCCGAGGCGCTGAGGCAGCCATTGCTGGCCGCAGGCCTCTCCACAGTCCTCTGTGAGTGCCTTGTGGAGTTGCCTCCAAGTCAGGTCTTGGACACATGGTCCCTTGTGCTGGACAAGTTCCAGTCTCTGGTCCTGCCTTATTTGTGGGGTGATTATGACATGGCCCTGAAGTCATTGTCGCTGAGCTCACTGCTGCATTGCATCATGTTCAACATGAGGAGCCTGGACAACAGCACACCTCTGCCCATCGTCAGGCGAATGCAGGGCACGATGGAGAGGATGCTCCGAGAACTCATGAAGCCCTTGCTGGACCTTCTCCTGGATCCCCGGAGCCCAGAGctggagctgtggctgcagaaggTCAGCGATTCTGCACTGCTGCTctctcacacctgggcccaggtTGACACCATGCTCAGGTTAAACTGTAGTCAATATCACACCATGTCTGGACCCCTTACAGGCATTGCCCTGGAGATCTCAGACCTCCCTTTATTGCTCCCAGGTGTAGAAACACACCATTGGAAGAAGATAGAAAAGACTGCAGCTCAGTTCAACTCTCTTGGCAGGTATTGTTTAGAACAGCTCTACCTGCAGAAGATGAAAAGGACTTTAATGCAAACTAGTTCCCAGTCTGAAGAAGCCCTCTGTGCTCTGAGGGACGATGCTGCCCATGTTCTTGGTTCTGGCAGAGCAAGATTGACTCAGGGGATAACTGCTTCCTGGGATGGCCAAGTTGGGACAGTAAGCGCAGTCACATACCCTATAGCACACTGGCACTTGATTGTGTCGAATCTCACAATCTTACTATCCTATCTTTGTCCAGATGATGTGACATACCTGGCCGATGTCATGCTGAGAACTTTGCCAGTGAACAAAGCCCAGGAAGACTCAGCAGAAGAAGAGCCAAACaccacacttgaaaaaatatCCGAGGCCATGCTTCACAGTCCTCTCTTTCCAGAGTTGCAGTCCCTTCACTCCGCTTTCCTGCTGGGCATCGCTAAGCAGTGCGCTAGCATCCTGTGTGCCGGTGCCCAGAGTGACCCCTGTCTTCTCAGTCAGAAGTTGCCCTGGCTTTTTGAAAAGGACCTCATGGATATGGCTCATTGGGAAAACGGATTTGCCAAAGTCAGCCGTGAAGGTCCAGAACCAAGAGGAGAAATTGCCCAGAACTTACTGTCCTTGGTCAAGAGTGACTTCCCCATTCAGTTGCAGGGAGAGCAGTTAGAGTGTATCCTGGGGCTTTTGAAAGTCATGTCTGCCCTGCAGCTGGACAGCCTCTGGGTTCCTCACCACGTGCACTGTTTCCTTCTGTTACTGTCCACGGCCATCACCAGGTTGGGAGGCTCTTGCTCCTCCTCACTGACCCTGAAATTTCTGATGACTTGCTGCCGGCTGCTCGGTTACCTGCAAAGAGGGAAAAGCGCCCACTCAGTGCTCAGGGTTGTGTATGCCAGTGATATTTTTGAAATCATACTGACCTCCTTGTTCAAAGTCAGTAGTGGCTTTCTGATCGATAGGGATGACCCCTCTTGGTTGGAATTCCTCCAAGTGATGGGGACATTCTTAGAACAGCTGATGCAGATGGTTGTCCAGATGAAGCTCAGCTTGGTGCTCAACTTTGGGAAAATCGTCGCGTTCCTTTCAACGTGCCAAGTGGACGCTGGTGCAGCTTCAGGAAGACGGTTGAAAAATCAGAATCCTCTGGGCTGGCAGCTCCTTCTGGTGTCCTTAACCAAGTTGTGCCAAGTCCTAGGGCCTTTGGTCAAAAAGCGGAAGCAGCAGCAGCACGAGGGCCCCACCGCCCTGCGGGGGCTGCTGCAGCAGGCTGTGCTCCAGATGGGCACCTTGCTCCAGACAGATGCGGCTTGCGGGGCCTGGCGCCTCTCCTCCGCCTTCATCTTGGCGGTCAGCACGCTCTTGGAAGCGGATGTGGGCCAGCAGGGCAGGCACAGGGGGGCAGAGATCTCTCCAGGGGTGGACGAAGTGCTCTCCCACCCTGCCCTCTACCAGAGCGTTTACTCTCAAGTACTGTCCGAGCTGCCAGCTCTGGCAGGAAGCTCTCAGTCTCTCCAGGCAGCTGTGCGGTTTTTAACTCTCTTCCTTTTAGCCCCAGAACTACATTCCAAGGAGGAGTCTGTATTTACTTCCATGTTTCATTCTGTGAGGAAAGTTCTTGCAG ATCCTGCAATTCCAGTTCAGGTAATTCAGGACATTGAGCCTCATTTGGGAGCCTTGTTCACCCACATGTTCGAAGTTGGGACAACAGAGGACTTCCAGGGGATGATGCAGTATATTCTCCAAGGACTGGACATCAGGAACGTGTGGACTGCAGACCAGCAG gccATTTTGTCGGCTCTTAAATTGATCAAGTTGCTGCTGAACTGCCCATTTGGTGGAGAGAAAGCCAGTCTGTTCTGGCACGCCTGCCCCCAGATCGTCACGGCGCTGACT CTGCAAAACCAAGAGGCTTGTCAGGAGCAGCCCCTGCCCTTGGCGGTGTTTGAGCCTACCTTGGACGTCCTGGCCGCGCTGCTGCGGCAGGGGGAGGAGGCCATTGGCAACCCGCACCACGTCAGCCTGGCCTTCAGTATCCTGCTGACAGTGCCGGTGGACCACCTGAAGCCCTCCGAGTATGGGAGCATCTTCCCACGGGTGCACAACGTGCTCTTCTCGATCCTGCAGTGCCATCCGAAG GTAATGCTGAAAGCCATCCCTTCTTTCTTGAACTGTTTTCATCGGTTGGTGGTTTCAGTTATGCAtgaaggaaggcagaaagacaaag ATTGGTTTGGCAACCTTGGCTCCTACAGGCAGTGCGGATGA